Within Quadrisphaera sp. DSM 44207, the genomic segment CGAGCGGGCGGCCCGCCTCGGCGTCGCGCTGCATGGACGAGCGCGTGGTGGCCGGGAGCGCGTCGAAGGTGCGCAGCACCCCGGCGGCGTCACCGGCCCCGCCCTCGGCGCGCGCGACGGCGGCGACCTCCTCGACGACCGCGACCAGGTCCTCGCGGCGCCGCTGGCGCACCTCGCCCGCCGGTGCCGCGGCGTGCGTGGTCAGCAGGGCGAGCGGGGCGAGGAAGGCGAGCTTGTCCCACAGCACGGCGGCCTCGCCCTCGCGCACCCGGACGTCGAGACCCGCGCTTCCCAGCGCCCGCGCCAGGCGCTCGACGCCCGGCGCGGCGGTCAGGTCGAGGGAGGCGAAGGGGCTCGCGTGGTGCACCTGCCCGGGTGCGGTGCGGGTGGACTCCACGCGGATCGCCGCGGGCGCCACCGTCGCGGCGGGGTAGCGCTCGCGCAGCACGGCGACGTGCTCGACGCCGTTGAGGAGGGGGACCAGCAGCGCGCCGTCCAGCACCGGCGCGGGCACCCGCTGCAGCGCGGCCTGCAGCGACGTCGCCTTGACCGCGACCAGGCACGCGTCCACGGGGCGGTCGAGCACCTCGGCGGCGGCCACCGGCTGCGCGCGGTCCCCGAAGCGGGCGCTGGTGAGCCGGACGCCGTGCTCGCGCAGCGCGGACGCCGTCCCCGCGCCCGCCAGGCACACCACCTCGTGCCCGTCACCGGCCAGCAGCGCGGCGAGCAGCCCGCCCACCCCGCCGGGGCCCAGGACGGCGACGCGCAGGAGCGCGCCGCCCGCCGCCGCGCCCACCCGGCCCGCGCTCACCCGGCCCGCGCTCACCCGGCCCGCGCTCACCCGGCCCGCGCTCACCCGGCCCGCGCTCACCCGGGCCGCCGCGGGCCCGGGCCGGTGACGACGTCGCGCAGCACCTCGACGGGCAGCTTCGGGCGCCGCTCGGCGTCCAGCAGGCCGTTGGCCTCCTGCAGGGTGTCGGTCAGCTGCGTGTAGCAGAAGCCGGCGAGCACGGGGGAGGCGCGCACGGCGTCGAGCAGGTCGCGCAGGCGCGCCTCGAAGTCCCGCGCGTCGGAGGCGGTGGAGTACCCCCACGTCGCCACCCCGGCCTGCCCGGGCTCGGCGTCCGCCTCCGGCTCCTCGCCACCGAGCACGGGCATGAACCGGACGCCGCCGAACTCGGTGAGCACCACCGGCTGGCCGCGCTCGGCGCCGCCGGGCAGGCGGAGCACCCGGCCGGCCGGCTCTCCGCCGGCCAGCAGCTGCGCCACCGCCTCGCGGCTGCCGTACGCCTCCCGCAGCGCCTCCCCACGCTCGGCGTAGTCGTGCACGGTCCACAGGTCGGAGTCGGTGTGCTCC encodes:
- a CDS encoding ketopantoate reductase family protein, which translates into the protein MSAGRVGAAAGGALLRVAVLGPGGVGGLLAALLAGDGHEVVCLAGAGTASALREHGVRLTSARFGDRAQPVAAAEVLDRPVDACLVAVKATSLQAALQRVPAPVLDGALLVPLLNGVEHVAVLRERYPAATVAPAAIRVESTRTAPGQVHHASPFASLDLTAAPGVERLARALGSAGLDVRVREGEAAVLWDKLAFLAPLALLTTHAAAPAGEVRQRRREDLVAVVEEVAAVARAEGGAGDAAGVLRTFDALPATTRSSMQRDAEAGRPLELDALGGAVLRAAARHGLAAPVTARLVADLERR